Proteins from a genomic interval of Desulfovibrio aminophilus DSM 12254:
- a CDS encoding IS3 family transposase, producing MSKPRRKFTAEFKTRVALDALSGEHTLSELASKYGVHPNQVSQWKQQAKEQIAVGFAGKAQKAQQSDEARIKELHAKIGQLTVEKDFLQQ from the coding sequence ATGTCCAAGCCGCGAAGAAAGTTTACCGCAGAATTCAAGACCCGAGTCGCCCTGGACGCCCTGTCCGGAGAACACACCCTGTCCGAGCTTGCCAGCAAGTACGGCGTGCATCCCAATCAGGTTTCCCAGTGGAAGCAGCAGGCCAAGGAGCAGATCGCGGTCGGCTTTGCGGGCAAGGCCCAAAAGGCCCAACAAAGCGACGAGGCGCGGATCAAAGAGCTTCACGCCAAGATTGGCCAACTCACTGTGGAGAAGGATTTTTTGCAGCAA
- a CDS encoding helix-turn-helix transcriptional regulator: MDKLLTIEELAELLRTTPRGIRLRRHRGRSLPPALRLGGKLLWRASDISNWLDAEAVRQGINAGAPSAPESASQSPHLRKPGRPRKNGGAS; this comes from the coding sequence GTGGATAAGCTGCTGACGATAGAGGAACTGGCGGAACTCCTGCGAACCACTCCGCGAGGCATTCGCCTTCGGCGGCACCGTGGCCGGTCTTTGCCTCCCGCACTTCGCCTTGGTGGCAAGCTGTTATGGCGGGCCAGCGACATCTCCAATTGGCTTGATGCCGAGGCTGTCCGGCAGGGCATAAATGCCGGCGCTCCTTCTGCGCCGGAATCCGCCTCCCAATCGCCTCATCTTCGTAAGCCCGGTCGGCCAAGGAAAAACGGCGGGGCCTCCTGA
- the amrS gene encoding AmmeMemoRadiSam system radical SAM enzyme: MREARLWEALGGGKVQCRLCNHFCRIDDGDRGRCGVRENQAGTLLTLVYDRVAAANLDPVEKKPLYHFHPGTQTFSFGTPGCNFSCSFCQNASLSQPPRGGGRIAGHPATPESLLAAALECGAASISYTYSEPTVFFELVQDTARLARERGLKNILVSNGFMSRFCLDELAGLVDAANIDLKAFTEEFYRDRCGGKLAPVLENLSRIRSLGWWLEVTTLLIPGLNDSDGELRDIAGFIARELGPDTPWHVSRFHPQYKLQDLPPTPLASLERAAAAGNAAGLRYVYVGNVPGNEHGHTFCPACGQVVIRRLGFAVTGLEVKDGRCARCGEAIAGVGLG; this comes from the coding sequence ATGCGCGAGGCCAGGCTGTGGGAAGCGCTGGGCGGCGGCAAGGTCCAGTGCCGCCTGTGCAACCATTTCTGCCGCATCGACGACGGTGATCGCGGCCGTTGCGGCGTGCGAGAGAACCAGGCCGGAACACTCCTGACCTTGGTCTACGACCGGGTGGCCGCGGCCAACCTGGACCCCGTTGAGAAGAAACCGCTCTACCATTTTCATCCAGGAACCCAGACCTTTTCCTTCGGCACGCCCGGCTGCAACTTTTCCTGCTCCTTCTGCCAGAACGCCTCGCTCTCCCAGCCGCCGCGCGGGGGGGGGCGCATAGCAGGGCATCCGGCGACCCCGGAATCGCTTCTGGCGGCGGCCTTGGAATGCGGGGCGGCCAGCATCTCCTACACCTACTCCGAGCCCACGGTCTTTTTCGAGCTGGTGCAGGACACCGCCCGGCTGGCCCGCGAGAGGGGCCTCAAGAACATCCTCGTGTCCAACGGCTTCATGTCCCGCTTTTGTCTCGACGAACTGGCGGGGCTGGTGGACGCGGCCAACATCGACCTGAAGGCCTTCACCGAGGAGTTCTACCGGGACCGCTGCGGTGGCAAGCTCGCGCCCGTGCTGGAGAACCTCAGCCGCATCCGGTCCCTGGGCTGGTGGCTGGAGGTCACGACCCTGCTCATCCCCGGACTCAACGACTCGGACGGGGAACTGCGGGACATCGCCGGGTTCATCGCCCGGGAGCTGGGCCCCGACACGCCCTGGCATGTGTCGCGCTTTCACCCGCAGTACAAGCTGCAGGATCTGCCGCCCACGCCCCTGGCCAGCCTGGAGCGCGCCGCGGCCGCCGGGAACGCGGCCGGTCTGCGCTACGTCTACGTGGGCAACGTGCCGGGCAATGAGCACGGGCACACCTTCTGCCCTGCCTGCGGCCAGGTGGTGATCCGCCGTCTCGGCTTCGCGGTCACCGGGCTGGAGGTCAAGGACGGGCGCTGCGCGCGTTGCGGCGAGGCCATCGCCGGGGTGGGCCTGGGCTGA
- the purM gene encoding phosphoribosylformylglycinamidine cyclo-ligase yields MPKRTDAYKAAGVDVEAAGEFISRIKKMVAGTFTKGVVTDIGGFGGLFKLDLNNVENPVLVAGTDGVGTKLKLAFQFDRHDTIGIDLVAMSVNDVLVQGAKPLFFLDYFATSKLDTERAVSVLSGVADGCKQSGCALLGGETAEMPGFYAEGEYDLSGFCVGIVDDRRIVDGSTITIGDRILGLASSGLHSNGYSLARKVFDASGLKPSDPFPGDEARTAAEVLLQPTRIYVQPVLNLLRDLTIKGMVHITGGGFYDNVPRVLPKGVAASFSFGSWPVPPVFRWLKEQGGLDWPTMLQTFNCGVGYMLIVGKDVEEDVRNRLKGMDLEAYVIGEIVKAKSGQEQVVVSFPAESC; encoded by the coding sequence ATGCCCAAGCGTACGGACGCCTACAAGGCCGCCGGAGTGGATGTCGAAGCCGCCGGCGAATTCATCTCGCGCATCAAGAAAATGGTTGCCGGAACCTTCACCAAGGGTGTGGTCACGGACATCGGCGGCTTCGGCGGCCTGTTCAAGCTCGACCTGAACAACGTGGAGAACCCCGTGCTGGTGGCCGGGACCGACGGCGTGGGCACCAAGCTCAAGCTGGCCTTCCAGTTCGACCGCCACGACACCATCGGCATCGATCTCGTGGCCATGAGCGTCAACGACGTCCTGGTCCAGGGCGCCAAACCGCTGTTCTTCCTCGACTACTTCGCCACGAGCAAACTCGACACCGAGCGCGCCGTGAGCGTGCTCTCGGGCGTCGCCGACGGCTGCAAGCAATCCGGCTGCGCCCTGCTGGGCGGCGAGACGGCCGAGATGCCGGGCTTCTACGCCGAGGGGGAGTACGACCTCTCGGGCTTCTGCGTGGGCATCGTGGACGACCGGCGCATCGTGGACGGTTCGACCATCACCATTGGGGACCGGATTCTGGGTCTGGCCTCCAGCGGCCTGCATTCCAACGGCTACTCCCTGGCGCGCAAGGTGTTCGACGCCTCCGGCCTGAAGCCCTCCGACCCCTTCCCCGGCGACGAAGCCCGGACTGCGGCCGAGGTGCTCCTCCAGCCCACGCGGATCTATGTCCAGCCGGTGCTCAACCTGCTGCGCGACCTGACCATCAAGGGCATGGTGCACATCACCGGCGGCGGCTTCTACGACAACGTGCCGCGCGTCCTGCCCAAGGGCGTGGCCGCGAGCTTCAGCTTCGGTTCCTGGCCCGTGCCCCCGGTCTTCCGCTGGCTCAAGGAGCAGGGGGGGCTGGACTGGCCGACCATGCTCCAGACCTTCAACTGCGGCGTGGGCTACATGCTCATCGTGGGCAAGGACGTGGAGGAGGACGTGCGCAACAGGCTCAAGGGCATGGACCTGGAGGCTTACGTCATCGGCGAGATCGTCAAGGCCAAGTCCGGCCAGGAACAGGTGGTCGTCAGCTTCCCCGCCGAAAGCTGCTGA
- a CDS encoding DUF3108 domain-containing protein yields MRVPARLLAFLLGLALLAAAVPARAGQRPGFPFAPGERLTYAISWTVVPAGTAVLEVLPVERRPDGPVLRFRGQARSNSFVDAFYKVRTTIESETDYDLTRALSFHSDQNEGGYHKDARVEFNWLLSRAVRSIQGEVRHELFIWPPQAFDPLSMLFHFRTRPLITGMDFEGPVTDGKKFVRGMARIGGIETVRTEAGEFRCFRVEPNVAEVGGVFRKSPGAKLIVWISADERRLPVKVRSEVAVGHFTLELTRIENVGPGWNE; encoded by the coding sequence ATGCGCGTTCCGGCCCGACTGCTTGCGTTCCTTCTGGGCCTGGCGCTCCTGGCCGCGGCCGTTCCGGCCCGCGCCGGACAGCGTCCGGGCTTTCCCTTCGCTCCCGGCGAACGCCTGACCTACGCCATCTCCTGGACCGTGGTTCCGGCGGGCACGGCCGTGCTGGAGGTTCTGCCCGTGGAGCGGCGTCCGGACGGGCCGGTGCTGCGCTTTCGCGGCCAGGCCCGGAGCAACTCCTTCGTGGACGCCTTCTACAAGGTGCGCACGACCATCGAGTCCGAGACCGACTACGACCTCACCCGGGCCCTGTCCTTCCATTCGGACCAGAACGAGGGCGGCTACCACAAGGACGCCCGGGTGGAGTTCAACTGGCTGCTTTCACGGGCCGTGCGCAGCATCCAGGGCGAGGTGCGCCACGAGCTGTTCATCTGGCCGCCCCAGGCCTTCGACCCGCTGTCCATGCTCTTTCACTTCCGCACCCGACCCCTGATCACGGGGATGGATTTCGAGGGTCCGGTGACGGACGGCAAGAAGTTCGTGCGCGGCATGGCCCGCATCGGGGGGATCGAGACCGTGCGCACCGAGGCCGGGGAGTTCCGTTGCTTCCGGGTGGAGCCGAATGTCGCCGAAGTGGGCGGGGTTTTCCGCAAGAGCCCGGGCGCCAAGCTCATCGTCTGGATTTCTGCCGACGAGCGCCGCCTGCCGGTGAAGGTCCGCAGCGAGGTGGCCGTGGGCCACTTCACGCTGGAGCTGACCCGCATCGAGAACGTTGGGCCGGGCTGGAACGAATGA
- a CDS encoding CBS domain-containing protein — protein MLLRKRAWDMMREDFPSIREDDTLAEAIRALTAAMKESPENHTVVVLKKNGAFRGVTTIWNVLKAVQNTVLKDDALKNIEESDWDQTFARACTVCTQTGLEAHLETDVAMLKPGDALLTVLDKFLAKKRGYAVVEEGDRVIGIVYAGDLFREIARDMVRAF, from the coding sequence ATGCTGTTACGGAAGCGGGCATGGGACATGATGCGGGAGGACTTCCCCTCCATCCGCGAGGACGACACCCTGGCCGAGGCCATCCGGGCCCTCACGGCCGCCATGAAGGAATCCCCCGAGAACCATACCGTGGTGGTGCTCAAGAAAAACGGCGCCTTCCGGGGCGTGACCACCATCTGGAACGTGCTCAAGGCCGTGCAGAACACGGTGCTCAAGGACGACGCGCTGAAGAACATCGAGGAGTCGGACTGGGACCAGACCTTCGCCCGGGCCTGCACGGTCTGCACCCAGACCGGCCTGGAGGCGCACCTGGAGACCGACGTGGCCATGCTCAAGCCCGGCGACGCCCTGCTCACGGTCCTGGACAAGTTCCTGGCCAAGAAACGCGGCTACGCCGTGGTCGAGGAAGGCGACCGGGTCATCGGCATCGTCTATGCCGGAGACCTGTTCCGCGAGATCGCCAGGGACATGGTCCGGGCGTTCTGA
- a CDS encoding HD-GYP domain-containing protein: MSAKQKMDVPDGLSEEFYQINKDILGSFNKYRPPLNIFRFKEDVARIMPYFQVGGRLSNEQVEELAGLTDEGLVFVSRADHAVYVKHISYQLDLVLIDKNLQEKEIADIFQQAMTRRLGEFLDQPVPAVFAKLWTDLMVLTEYLWNDPKRIRALTRRLHPEHSLPNHAFNSGIMGLALHIRLNAKNFEEGGMKRKSFDHLAAGLFLHDMGMTKIPPFIREKPKPLLPDERSKVLQHPMLGYEMLAKLDLKFPEVEACVLEHHERLTGTGYPRKIAGAALSPAGRLCGVADSYCAMTVKRPHAEAMDPLKAVSALSQDGGYDPEMTKHLQAMVVTQNQKK, from the coding sequence ATGAGCGCCAAGCAGAAGATGGACGTGCCCGACGGGCTTTCCGAGGAGTTCTACCAGATCAACAAGGACATCCTGGGCAGTTTCAACAAATACCGTCCACCCCTGAACATCTTTCGCTTCAAGGAGGACGTGGCCCGGATCATGCCCTACTTCCAGGTGGGCGGCCGCCTCTCCAACGAACAGGTGGAGGAACTGGCCGGGCTCACGGACGAGGGGCTGGTCTTCGTCTCCCGCGCCGACCACGCGGTCTACGTCAAGCACATCAGCTACCAGCTCGACTTGGTGCTCATCGACAAGAACCTGCAGGAGAAGGAGATCGCGGACATCTTCCAGCAGGCCATGACCCGCCGCCTGGGCGAGTTCCTGGACCAGCCGGTTCCGGCCGTGTTCGCCAAGCTTTGGACCGACCTCATGGTCCTCACCGAGTACCTCTGGAACGACCCCAAGCGCATCCGCGCCCTGACCCGGCGTCTGCATCCCGAGCACTCCCTGCCCAACCACGCCTTCAACAGCGGGATCATGGGGTTGGCCCTGCACATCCGGCTCAACGCCAAGAACTTCGAAGAGGGCGGGATGAAGCGCAAGAGCTTCGACCATCTGGCCGCCGGGCTCTTCCTGCACGACATGGGCATGACCAAGATCCCGCCGTTCATCCGGGAGAAGCCCAAGCCCCTGCTGCCCGACGAGCGTTCCAAGGTTCTCCAGCATCCCATGCTGGGCTATGAGATGCTGGCCAAGCTGGATCTCAAGTTCCCGGAGGTCGAGGCCTGCGTCCTGGAGCACCATGAACGCCTCACCGGCACGGGCTACCCCCGCAAGATCGCGGGCGCGGCCCTGAGCCCGGCCGGGCGGCTGTGCGGCGTGGCCGACTCCTATTGCGCCATGACCGTCAAACGGCCCCACGCGGAGGCCATGGACCCGCTCAAGGCCGTGTCCGCCCTGTCCCAGGACGGAGGCTACGACCCGGAGATGACCAAGCACCTCCAGGCCATGGTCGTGACCCAGAACCAGAAGAAGTAG
- the pyk gene encoding pyruvate kinase, with the protein MHTKIIATLGPASSEEDAVQSLVDAGARIFRLNFSHGGKEGFIRLVDIIRGLERKLGVTLSILQDLSGPKIRTCDIGLGTLEISRGDEVLLGVPGQEEGRSEPVICLDQPAVIKSLKVGDMVALSDGMLQFHVTGRENDFLVRMTAENAGIAPPRKGIAFPGKTTPLDALTSKDKVDLALGLQIGVDVVAMSYVQSSDDICALKAEMRQLGKTLPIIAKLERRGAIQNLQRILEEADGIMVARGDLGLECELSDIPAIQKRIINACNAAGKPVIVATQMLLSMVNSPLPTRAETTDVANAILDGADCIMLSEETAIGKYPDKAVAFMRKIAQTAEEFHFESSSGPKAPGDQEHPARFLAYAAALLAQKTRSKAIVCHSTSGATARILAACRPKQPVYALSPDARVRHFTNLSWGVIPAAPPEGEDSHQDRTERFVCDSPAFAAGDTVVVTAGQPRRNQIQTQTNVVKIFEK; encoded by the coding sequence ATGCACACCAAGATCATCGCCACCCTGGGGCCGGCATCCTCGGAGGAGGACGCCGTTCAGTCCTTGGTGGACGCCGGCGCGCGCATCTTCCGGCTGAATTTCTCCCACGGCGGCAAGGAGGGCTTCATCCGGCTGGTGGACATCATCCGAGGGCTGGAACGCAAGCTGGGCGTGACCCTGTCCATCCTCCAGGATCTCTCCGGGCCCAAGATCCGCACCTGCGACATCGGCTTGGGCACCCTGGAGATCAGCCGGGGCGACGAGGTGCTCCTGGGCGTTCCGGGCCAGGAGGAGGGCCGGAGCGAACCGGTCATCTGTCTGGACCAGCCCGCGGTCATCAAGAGCCTCAAGGTCGGCGACATGGTGGCCCTTTCCGACGGGATGCTCCAATTCCACGTCACCGGCCGCGAGAACGACTTCCTGGTGCGCATGACCGCCGAGAACGCGGGCATAGCCCCGCCGCGCAAGGGCATCGCCTTTCCGGGCAAGACCACGCCCCTGGACGCCCTGACCTCCAAGGACAAGGTGGATCTGGCCCTGGGCCTGCAGATCGGCGTGGACGTGGTGGCCATGTCCTACGTCCAGAGTTCCGACGACATCTGCGCCCTCAAGGCCGAGATGCGCCAGCTCGGCAAGACCCTGCCGATCATCGCCAAGCTCGAACGCCGGGGCGCGATCCAGAATCTCCAGCGCATCCTGGAGGAGGCCGACGGGATCATGGTGGCCCGCGGCGACCTGGGCCTGGAATGCGAGCTTTCGGACATCCCGGCGATCCAGAAGCGGATCATCAACGCCTGCAACGCGGCGGGCAAGCCGGTCATCGTGGCCACCCAGATGCTCCTCTCCATGGTCAACAGCCCCCTGCCCACCCGGGCCGAGACCACGGACGTGGCCAACGCCATCCTGGACGGCGCGGACTGCATCATGCTCTCGGAGGAGACGGCCATCGGCAAGTATCCGGACAAGGCCGTGGCCTTCATGCGCAAGATCGCCCAGACCGCCGAGGAGTTCCACTTCGAATCCTCCTCTGGGCCCAAGGCCCCTGGCGACCAGGAGCATCCCGCGCGCTTCCTGGCCTACGCCGCCGCGCTCCTGGCCCAGAAGACCCGCTCCAAGGCCATCGTCTGCCACAGCACCTCCGGGGCCACGGCCCGCATCCTGGCCGCCTGCCGGCCCAAGCAGCCGGTCTACGCTCTCTCGCCGGACGCCCGAGTGCGCCACTTCACGAACCTCTCCTGGGGGGTGATCCCGGCCGCGCCGCCCGAGGGCGAGGACTCCCACCAGGACCGAACCGAACGGTTCGTCTGCGACTCCCCGGCCTTCGCCGCCGGGGATACGGTGGTGGTCACCGCCGGGCAGCCCCGGCGCAACCAGATCCAGACCCAGACCAACGTGGTGAAAATCTTCGAAAAGTGA
- a CDS encoding division/cell wall cluster transcriptional repressor MraZ produces the protein MKFRGHAHRSLDPKGRIILPPEFRDQIFAEVQDGRIVLTIFEGHVIGITPAQWDKLEAELQKKSKNPSRQLRDFMRILYSGYEEVQVDSQGRMQLPAHLRKSGKLNKEVVLLGVGDRFEIWGEESYQSLLEQDYSDVSDELSDAGVILPF, from the coding sequence ATGAAGTTCCGCGGTCACGCGCACCGCAGCCTGGACCCCAAGGGCCGCATCATCCTGCCGCCGGAGTTCCGCGACCAGATCTTCGCGGAAGTCCAGGACGGCAGAATCGTGCTGACCATCTTCGAGGGCCACGTCATCGGCATCACCCCGGCGCAATGGGACAAGCTCGAGGCCGAGCTGCAAAAGAAAAGCAAGAACCCCAGCCGACAGCTGCGGGACTTCATGCGCATCCTCTACTCCGGCTACGAGGAGGTCCAGGTGGACTCCCAGGGCCGCATGCAGTTGCCCGCGCACCTGCGCAAGAGCGGCAAGCTGAACAAGGAGGTCGTCCTCCTGGGCGTGGGCGACCGTTTCGAGATCTGGGGCGAGGAGAGCTATCAGAGCCTGCTGGAGCAGGACTACAGCGATGTCTCCGACGAGTTGTCCGATGCCGGCGTCATTCTGCCCTTCTAA
- the rsmH gene encoding 16S rRNA (cytosine(1402)-N(4))-methyltransferase RsmH: MPASFCPSNGAEPCNGGASGAHVTVLLRETVQWLAPRPGGRYLDGTLGLGGHSEGILRAAGGEAEILGLDRDRQAMDMAAKRLEPFGGRVHLENTSFSGFEAALDRLGWDRVDGAVLDLGVSSLQLDTPERGFSFIADGPLDMRMDQGSGFKPARVLVNKAGFEELRRIIGEYGEEPMAGRIARAIVREREQEEIVSTARLAEIVSRAYPPDRRRQARNHPATKTFMALRLVVNRELDELSEFLERIPERLMPGARVAVIAFHSLEDRIVKQAFRRQEKGCVCPPRQPLCTCGRKPTMKILTKKPQVPGQGEMDANPRSRSAKLRVAERLPLEGGRA, from the coding sequence ATGCCGGCGTCATTCTGCCCTTCTAACGGGGCGGAACCCTGCAACGGAGGCGCGTCGGGCGCGCACGTCACGGTTCTTTTGCGGGAGACCGTGCAGTGGCTCGCCCCCAGGCCGGGAGGTCGCTACCTGGACGGCACCCTGGGCCTCGGCGGACACAGCGAGGGCATTTTGCGGGCGGCCGGCGGCGAGGCCGAGATCCTGGGCCTGGACCGCGACCGGCAGGCCATGGATATGGCCGCGAAGCGGCTGGAGCCCTTCGGCGGGAGAGTGCATCTGGAGAACACGTCCTTCAGCGGCTTCGAGGCGGCCCTCGACCGCCTGGGCTGGGATCGCGTCGACGGCGCGGTGCTCGACCTCGGCGTGTCCTCGCTCCAGTTGGACACCCCGGAGCGCGGCTTCAGCTTCATCGCCGACGGGCCGCTGGACATGCGCATGGACCAGGGATCGGGCTTCAAGCCCGCGCGCGTCCTGGTGAACAAGGCGGGATTCGAGGAGTTGCGGAGGATCATAGGCGAATACGGCGAGGAGCCCATGGCAGGGCGCATCGCGCGGGCCATCGTGCGCGAACGGGAGCAGGAAGAGATCGTCTCCACGGCCCGCCTGGCCGAGATCGTGTCCCGGGCCTACCCCCCCGACCGTCGGCGCCAGGCCCGCAACCATCCGGCCACCAAGACCTTCATGGCCCTGCGCCTGGTCGTGAACCGCGAGCTGGACGAACTGAGCGAATTTCTGGAGCGCATCCCCGAGCGGCTCATGCCCGGGGCGCGCGTGGCGGTCATCGCCTTCCACTCCCTGGAGGACCGCATCGTGAAACAGGCTTTCCGCCGTCAGGAAAAAGGCTGCGTCTGCCCCCCCCGGCAGCCGCTCTGCACCTGCGGCCGGAAGCCGACCATGAAGATCCTGACCAAGAAACCGCAGGTTCCGGGCCAGGGGGAGATGGACGCCAACCCCCGCAGCCGCAGCGCCAAGCTGCGGGTGGCCGAACGGCTGCCGCTGGAAGGGGGCCGCGCGTGA
- a CDS encoding penicillin-binding transpeptidase domain-containing protein, whose protein sequence is MARTKKQGRDFSKFKLATVAGLFVVLLTALWVRAGYLQLYRGSQLEALASRQSYAAEFERGQRGRILSRDGTVLATSVEAHSVYARPIDVPQPAAAARKLREILDIPEAEVRKQLGSRKNFVWIKRQISDVQAKAVAEAHLDGVHLTTEYNRLYPNGHLGGQILGFVDVDGKGLEGVEATFEELLAAGQAKLVVQRDAAGRRLYLDDQGREMDINGRDVRLSIDSHIQDLTEQALAEAVRKYEAQSGMAIVVHVKSGEILALANYPFFNPNVSRSSPASVRRNRAALDVVEPGSTMKPFLVAAALEEKVVTPEQLIDCENGKWKIRSKIIRDDHPHRWLTVNQIIRYSSNIGAAKVGQALGSQRFYDYLLRFGFGSRPGVTALSGGSGILHPAQSWSDIDLAAISFGQAIGVTALQMAKAYLCLANMGEAKPLRLVLDPAPEAPEAGGRVVNEKAAQAVLSMMREVVEMDGTGKKARIPGVPVAGKTGTAQKAGKGGYSDERLSSFVGLIPGDNPEFLVLALVDEPKTISYGGVVAAPAVKDIASRALAYYGRLPDAPEEAEETRPDPDPSSMTAQVLPAGQPRTPGEMVPDLSGLPLRRAVELLVQKGIVPVVKGRGMVVSGQKPAAGEPWPEGREGKDDVFVLILS, encoded by the coding sequence ATGGCGAGAACAAAAAAGCAAGGCCGGGACTTCAGCAAGTTCAAGCTCGCGACCGTCGCCGGCCTCTTTGTCGTTCTCCTGACGGCCCTCTGGGTGCGCGCGGGCTATCTCCAGCTCTACCGGGGCTCGCAGTTGGAGGCCCTGGCCTCGCGCCAGAGCTACGCCGCCGAGTTCGAGCGCGGCCAGCGCGGGCGCATCCTCTCCCGAGACGGCACGGTGCTCGCCACCAGCGTGGAGGCCCACTCGGTCTACGCCCGGCCCATCGACGTGCCCCAGCCCGCCGCCGCTGCGCGCAAGCTGCGCGAAATCCTGGACATCCCCGAAGCCGAGGTGCGCAAGCAGCTCGGATCGCGCAAGAACTTCGTCTGGATCAAGCGCCAAATCAGCGACGTGCAGGCCAAGGCCGTGGCCGAGGCCCATCTGGACGGCGTGCATCTGACCACGGAGTACAACCGACTCTACCCCAACGGCCACCTGGGCGGCCAGATTCTCGGCTTCGTGGATGTGGACGGCAAGGGGCTGGAAGGCGTGGAGGCCACCTTCGAGGAGCTCCTGGCCGCCGGGCAGGCCAAGCTCGTGGTCCAGCGCGACGCCGCCGGCCGCCGCCTGTACCTGGACGATCAGGGCCGGGAGATGGACATCAACGGCCGCGACGTACGCCTGAGCATCGACTCCCATATCCAGGACCTCACCGAGCAGGCCCTGGCCGAGGCCGTGCGCAAGTACGAGGCCCAGAGCGGCATGGCCATCGTGGTTCACGTCAAGAGCGGCGAGATCCTGGCCCTGGCCAACTACCCCTTCTTCAATCCCAACGTCAGCCGCAGCAGCCCGGCCTCCGTGCGCCGCAACCGCGCCGCCCTGGACGTCGTCGAACCCGGCTCGACCATGAAACCCTTCCTGGTGGCGGCCGCCCTGGAGGAGAAGGTCGTCACCCCGGAGCAGCTCATCGACTGCGAGAACGGCAAGTGGAAAATCCGTTCCAAGATCATCCGCGACGACCACCCCCACCGCTGGCTCACGGTGAACCAGATCATCCGCTACTCCAGCAACATCGGCGCGGCCAAGGTGGGTCAGGCCCTGGGCTCCCAGCGTTTCTACGACTATCTGCTGCGTTTCGGCTTCGGCTCCCGTCCCGGCGTGACCGCCCTCTCCGGGGGCAGCGGCATCCTGCACCCCGCGCAGTCCTGGTCGGACATCGACCTCGCGGCCATCTCCTTCGGCCAGGCCATCGGCGTCACGGCCCTGCAGATGGCCAAGGCCTATCTCTGCCTGGCCAACATGGGCGAGGCCAAGCCCCTGCGCCTGGTTCTGGACCCGGCTCCGGAAGCCCCGGAAGCGGGGGGACGGGTGGTGAACGAGAAGGCCGCGCAGGCCGTCCTGTCCATGATGCGCGAGGTGGTGGAGATGGACGGCACGGGCAAAAAGGCCCGCATCCCGGGCGTGCCCGTCGCGGGCAAGACCGGCACGGCCCAGAAGGCGGGCAAGGGCGGCTACAGCGACGAGCGGCTGTCCTCCTTCGTGGGCCTGATCCCCGGCGACAATCCGGAATTCCTGGTCCTGGCCCTGGTGGACGAACCCAAAACCATCTCCTACGGCGGCGTGGTCGCCGCGCCCGCCGTCAAGGACATTGCATCCCGGGCCCTGGCCTACTATGGAAGGCTGCCTGACGCGCCTGAGGAGGCCGAGGAGACCCGGCCCGACCCGGACCCATCGAGCATGACGGCCCAGGTGCTGCCCGCCGGGCAGCCCCGCACGCCGGGGGAAATGGTCCCGGACCTTTCCGGCCTGCCTCTGCGGCGGGCCGTGGAGCTTTTGGTGCAGAAGGGCATCGTCCCGGTCGTCAAGGGCCGGGGCATGGTCGTCAGTGGACAGAAACCCGCCGCGGGCGAACCCTGGCCCGAAGGGAGGGAAGGCAAGGATGATGTTTTTGTTCTCATCCTCTCCTAG